The Sulfolobus acidocaldarius DSM 639 genome has a window encoding:
- a CDS encoding acyl-CoA dehydrogenase family protein, with the protein MLLDPTFEMSDDVKLILGSIKELLDSKWDTKKFRSVLEGNKELTEQLWKDIIKLEILPYISNSPLRDAVIINELIGSKLLPGIIASSVVASRGIKSKDILDKLFSGEVKIAVSDSNYVPGADQADLILIDNTIVKRKDAELKSFNSLDNSMKINEVKHNAGENVQVNNAEISILFASQMLGHGQEVLNMAVKYSKERIAFGKPIGSYQAIKHRVVNDAVDVELVRSIILEASDNIKYVWLAKELANKKIPKVILSGIQVHGGIGFTDDMDIHLHLKRSLTLSKIYNGKVDISEFLQSL; encoded by the coding sequence ATGTTACTGGACCCCACATTCGAAATGAGTGATGACGTAAAACTAATTTTAGGAAGTATTAAGGAACTGTTGGATTCTAAGTGGGACACAAAGAAGTTTAGGAGTGTTTTAGAGGGAAATAAAGAACTCACTGAGCAGTTGTGGAAGGACATAATAAAACTGGAGATTCTACCATATATTTCCAATTCACCATTGAGAGATGCTGTAATAATAAATGAGTTAATTGGTAGTAAACTTCTGCCAGGTATAATAGCTAGTAGTGTAGTTGCCTCTAGGGGAATAAAGAGTAAGGATATACTGGATAAGCTCTTCTCAGGTGAAGTTAAGATAGCGGTCTCTGACTCCAACTATGTCCCAGGTGCAGATCAAGCAGATCTAATCCTCATTGATAACACAATAGTAAAGAGGAAAGATGCGGAATTGAAAAGTTTCAACTCTCTAGATAATTCGATGAAAATAAATGAAGTTAAGCATAATGCTGGCGAAAATGTACAAGTTAACAACGCTGAAATATCTATACTTTTTGCATCGCAGATGTTAGGACATGGACAGGAAGTGTTAAACATGGCTGTAAAGTATAGCAAAGAGAGGATAGCTTTCGGTAAGCCCATTGGTTCTTATCAAGCTATTAAACACAGAGTTGTAAATGACGCTGTTGATGTGGAGCTGGTTCGGTCTATAATATTGGAAGCATCTGATAACATTAAGTATGTATGGTTAGCGAAGGAGTTAGCTAATAAAAAGATACCAAAAGTGATTTTAAGCGGTATTCAAGTACATGGTGGGATTGGCTTCACTGACGATATGGACATACACTTACACCTAAAGAGGAGCCTTACCCTTAGCAAAATTTATAACGGAAAAGTGGACATTTCAGAGTTTCTGCAATCTTTATAA
- a CDS encoding acetyl-CoA C-acetyltransferase: protein MLQEVYLVDFARTPFTRFTRKEPQKDPFYNLRPEELAGIVINRLIEKNGINPREIEEIVTGCALQVGEQWSFGGRHEVFASRLPYTIPSMAVDRQCASSITTVAIGAMEVATGMADIVLAGGVEKMSKTPMFDNPHIEPNMAFLTDPKYAEYDLTTGYVMGLTAERLAEEAKISREEMDRWSLRSHQMATKAIQEGYFKDEIIPFETEVEGKKITLTTDQSVRPDTSLEKLSQLPPAFRPNGTITAGNSAPLNSGSAYVLLMSKNALKRYGLTPMAKIRSFGFAGVPPAVMGKGPVPSSKKALEKANLNVKDISLWEINEAFAVVVLNAIKELGLDESTVNKRGGAIAIGHPLGATGARIVGTLARQLLIEGKDYGVATLCVGGGQGGAIVVERV, encoded by the coding sequence ATGCTACAAGAAGTATATTTGGTAGATTTCGCTAGAACTCCTTTCACAAGGTTTACTAGAAAGGAACCACAAAAAGATCCTTTTTATAATTTGAGACCAGAGGAGTTAGCAGGCATAGTTATAAACAGGTTAATAGAAAAGAACGGGATAAACCCTAGAGAAATAGAGGAGATAGTTACAGGATGTGCTCTGCAAGTAGGTGAACAGTGGAGCTTCGGAGGAAGACATGAAGTATTTGCGTCCAGATTACCTTATACCATACCATCAATGGCAGTGGATAGACAGTGTGCTTCCTCAATAACAACTGTTGCAATAGGAGCAATGGAAGTAGCTACGGGTATGGCAGACATCGTATTAGCGGGAGGAGTAGAGAAAATGTCAAAAACTCCCATGTTTGACAACCCACACATAGAGCCTAACATGGCTTTTCTAACTGACCCAAAATACGCTGAGTATGACCTCACAACTGGTTATGTTATGGGTTTAACAGCAGAGAGACTGGCTGAGGAGGCAAAGATATCCAGGGAAGAGATGGACAGATGGTCACTAAGAAGTCATCAGATGGCTACTAAAGCCATTCAAGAGGGCTATTTCAAAGACGAGATAATACCCTTCGAAACTGAAGTGGAAGGAAAGAAAATTACGCTGACTACTGATCAGTCTGTGAGACCAGACACAAGTTTAGAGAAGTTATCTCAATTACCTCCAGCATTTAGACCAAATGGTACAATTACAGCAGGCAATTCAGCTCCTCTGAACTCCGGTTCAGCATATGTACTACTCATGTCTAAGAACGCATTAAAGAGGTATGGATTAACACCAATGGCTAAAATCAGGAGTTTCGGATTTGCAGGAGTTCCTCCAGCGGTAATGGGCAAAGGTCCAGTCCCCTCCTCTAAAAAGGCTTTAGAAAAGGCTAACTTGAATGTAAAGGACATCTCGTTGTGGGAAATAAATGAAGCTTTCGCTGTAGTAGTACTAAACGCTATCAAGGAATTGGGATTAGATGAGAGCACAGTTAATAAGAGAGGTGGAGCTATAGCCATAGGTCACCCATTAGGTGCAACAGGAGCTAGAATAGTTGGGACATTAGCTAGGCAACTATTGATTGAAGGAAAGGACTACGGTGTTGCTACGCTCTGTGTAGGAGGAGGACAGGGAGGAGCAATTGTAGTGGAAAGAGTATAA
- a CDS encoding acryloyl-coenzyme A reductase, with translation MKAVILPGFKQGYKIDKNVQEPKAGKSEVVVKLRKAALCYRDLLQIQGFYPRSKYPLILGHEMVGEIEEVGEGVEGFKKGDIVTSLLYVPDWTCDNCKMGEEIYCNNRQLYAQELDGFFAERILVKANSLVKVPPGVSDEGAVVVPCVAAMIYRGLKRANVKQGDIVLVTGAGGGVGIHALQVAKALGAKVVGVTSEESKAKIVGKFSDYVVVGNKFAEEVRKGFGEPSIVVDNVGGPTLDESMRSLKIGGKIVQVGNIDPSVNFSLRLGYLVLKNVELIGHAGATKKDIVDTLEMVRQNKITPVIGGEVSIEDFDKALDMLKDRKRHGKILIKP, from the coding sequence ATGAAAGCTGTAATTCTTCCAGGTTTTAAACAAGGTTATAAAATAGATAAAAACGTGCAAGAGCCAAAGGCAGGTAAATCAGAAGTTGTGGTAAAGTTAAGGAAAGCAGCACTATGTTATAGAGACCTTCTTCAGATCCAAGGATTTTATCCCCGCTCAAAATACCCTCTTATATTGGGGCATGAGATGGTAGGAGAAATTGAGGAAGTTGGAGAAGGTGTTGAGGGATTCAAAAAGGGTGATATTGTGACCTCACTACTTTACGTTCCAGATTGGACTTGTGACAACTGTAAGATGGGAGAAGAGATATATTGTAACAACAGACAACTCTATGCACAGGAGCTTGACGGATTTTTCGCAGAGAGAATACTTGTGAAAGCAAACTCTCTTGTTAAAGTCCCTCCTGGAGTTTCAGATGAAGGGGCTGTAGTAGTTCCCTGTGTTGCTGCAATGATTTACAGAGGGCTTAAGAGAGCTAATGTAAAGCAGGGGGATATAGTTTTAGTGACTGGTGCAGGAGGTGGTGTTGGTATTCATGCCCTTCAGGTTGCTAAAGCTTTAGGAGCAAAAGTAGTAGGAGTAACAAGTGAAGAGAGTAAGGCTAAGATCGTTGGAAAATTTTCAGATTACGTGGTAGTTGGGAACAAGTTTGCTGAAGAGGTTAGAAAGGGATTTGGAGAACCTTCAATAGTAGTGGACAATGTAGGAGGTCCTACTCTTGATGAGAGTATGAGGTCACTGAAAATAGGTGGTAAGATAGTACAAGTAGGGAATATTGATCCCTCTGTCAATTTCAGTCTAAGGCTAGGTTACTTAGTCCTAAAGAATGTTGAGTTAATTGGACATGCCGGGGCTACAAAGAAGGACATAGTGGACACATTGGAGATGGTTAGGCAAAATAAGATTACGCCAGTTATAGGTGGTGAGGTATCAATAGAGGATTTTGATAAGGCTTTAGATATGTTGAAGGACAGAAAAAGACATGGTAAAATTCTTATAAAGCCATAA
- a CDS encoding alpha/beta hydrolase encodes MPLDPTIKKLLESGFVIPIGKVPVDEVRKVFRQISSAAPKMDVGNIEDIKIPGTETMIPARVYYPKTKGPYGILVYLHGGGFVIGDIESYDPVCRAITNACNCVVASIDYRLAPENKFPSAVVDSVDATKWIYENAESLEGKQGVAVGGDSAGGNLSAVVSILTKGKINLKHQVLIYPATGADYTSRSMVEYYDGYFLTREQIEWFGSQYLRSYMDLLDIKFSPILNQDLTGLPPALIITAEYDPLRDQGEAYANKLLMAGIPVTSVRFNNVIHGFVSFFPLIPQGMDAIGLIGATLRRVFYNSF; translated from the coding sequence ATGCCTTTAGATCCAACCATAAAGAAACTTTTAGAGTCTGGTTTTGTAATACCAATAGGTAAGGTACCTGTAGATGAAGTGAGAAAGGTATTCCGCCAAATATCCTCTGCAGCTCCAAAGATGGATGTGGGAAATATTGAGGACATAAAGATACCTGGGACAGAGACCATGATTCCAGCCAGGGTCTATTATCCCAAGACAAAGGGACCTTATGGAATACTAGTGTATCTTCATGGTGGAGGATTTGTTATAGGAGATATTGAATCATATGACCCAGTTTGTAGGGCAATAACCAACGCGTGTAACTGCGTTGTAGCGTCTATAGATTACAGACTAGCACCTGAGAATAAATTCCCATCTGCTGTTGTCGACTCTGTGGATGCCACAAAGTGGATCTATGAAAATGCGGAAAGCCTAGAGGGTAAGCAAGGTGTCGCAGTCGGCGGAGACAGTGCTGGAGGAAACTTATCTGCTGTAGTATCAATTCTGACTAAAGGTAAAATTAACCTGAAACATCAGGTGTTAATCTACCCAGCTACTGGTGCAGACTACACATCAAGGTCAATGGTAGAGTACTATGATGGGTACTTCCTTACAAGGGAACAAATTGAGTGGTTCGGCTCTCAGTACCTAAGATCTTACATGGACTTACTCGACATTAAATTTTCACCAATACTGAATCAGGATCTCACTGGACTACCTCCAGCTTTGATAATAACTGCTGAGTATGATCCTCTTAGAGATCAAGGAGAGGCTTACGCTAATAAACTATTAATGGCAGGCATACCTGTCACTAGTGTCAGGTTTAATAACGTAATCCATGGCTTCGTCTCCTTCTTCCCCTTAATACCTCAGGGTATGGACGCAATTGGTCTAATAGGGGCAACACTGAGACGAGTATTCTACAACAGTTTTTGA
- the glpK gene encoding glycerol kinase GlpK, translating into MSKYILAVDEGTTSARALVFDEDLNVISIAQTELTQYFPRPGYVEQNPEEIFEKQVSMIKKAVEKAKIEISQVSAIGIANQRETTIMWDSRSGRPVYNAVVWQDRRTSDITDWLKSNYLNLFKSKTGLIPDPYFSASKIKWILDNVPGVREKAERGEIKFGTVDTYLIWKLTNGKVHVTDYSNASRTMLFNIKKLEWDRDILEILEIPEAILPEVRSSSEVYGYAEPVGNIPISGDAGDQQAALFGQLGFSKGDVKCTYGTGSFILMNSGEEIYDSKDLLTTIAWKIGKDVKYALEGSIFTTGAAVQWVRDGLGLVSSSDEIESLASSVVDNGGVYFVPAFSGLGSPYWDPYARGLIIGISRGTSRGHIARAVLESIAYQVRDVIEVIKKDVGKEFVNVLKVDGGVSKNNLLMQFQADILGIRIVRPRVIETTSMGASMLAGLAVDYWSSLEELKSKWAVDREFIPSLQEDRRERLYKGWKEAVRRTIGWAREVETME; encoded by the coding sequence GTGTCCAAATACATATTGGCAGTGGATGAGGGGACTACAAGTGCAAGGGCTCTAGTTTTCGATGAAGACCTAAACGTCATAAGCATAGCACAGACTGAACTGACACAGTATTTCCCAAGACCAGGTTATGTGGAGCAAAATCCTGAGGAAATATTTGAAAAGCAGGTAAGTATGATAAAGAAAGCTGTAGAGAAAGCCAAGATCGAGATTAGCCAGGTTTCTGCTATTGGTATAGCAAATCAGAGAGAGACCACCATAATGTGGGACAGTAGGAGTGGAAGACCAGTTTACAATGCTGTGGTGTGGCAGGATAGGAGGACTTCGGATATAACAGACTGGTTAAAATCAAACTACCTTAACCTGTTTAAGAGCAAGACCGGTTTAATCCCTGACCCTTATTTTAGCGCTTCAAAGATTAAGTGGATTCTTGATAACGTCCCAGGTGTAAGAGAAAAAGCAGAGAGGGGCGAAATAAAGTTTGGCACAGTAGACACATATCTAATTTGGAAACTCACTAATGGTAAAGTCCATGTTACAGACTACTCTAACGCATCTAGGACAATGCTGTTTAATATAAAAAAGTTGGAGTGGGATAGGGACATTCTAGAAATTCTAGAAATTCCAGAGGCAATACTGCCTGAAGTTAGGTCCTCCAGTGAAGTGTATGGATACGCTGAGCCCGTTGGAAATATACCGATCAGCGGAGATGCTGGAGATCAACAGGCTGCATTATTTGGTCAACTGGGATTCAGTAAAGGAGATGTGAAATGTACTTATGGTACTGGGAGTTTCATATTAATGAACTCTGGAGAGGAGATATATGATTCAAAAGACCTACTTACCACCATTGCGTGGAAAATCGGTAAAGACGTAAAGTACGCACTAGAAGGGAGCATATTCACAACCGGTGCAGCAGTTCAGTGGGTTAGGGACGGACTAGGTTTAGTAAGTAGTTCCGATGAAATCGAGAGTCTTGCGTCAAGTGTTGTTGATAACGGAGGAGTTTACTTTGTCCCTGCATTTTCTGGTTTAGGTTCTCCCTACTGGGATCCATATGCTAGGGGTCTGATCATAGGAATTTCAAGAGGGACAAGTAGGGGACATATAGCCAGGGCTGTCTTGGAATCGATCGCATATCAGGTTAGGGATGTGATAGAGGTAATTAAGAAAGACGTTGGAAAAGAATTTGTAAATGTCCTAAAGGTAGATGGCGGTGTGTCGAAAAATAACTTGTTAATGCAATTTCAGGCTGACATATTGGGAATAAGGATTGTTAGACCTAGAGTGATAGAGACTACATCAATGGGTGCATCTATGCTTGCAGGTTTAGCAGTGGACTATTGGAGTTCCCTAGAAGAGTTAAAGAGTAAATGGGCAGTAGATAGGGAGTTCATTCCTTCATTACAGGAGGATAGAAGGGAGAGATTGTATAAGGGGTGGAAGGAAGCTGTCAGGAGAACTATTGGTTGGGCAAGAGAAGTGGAGACTATGGAATAG
- a CDS encoding FAD-dependent oxidoreductase: MKQNSSVIVIGGGATGLFTALDLSLRGINVTLVERGDIASGTSGKFHGLLHSGARYAVNDPESAKECKQENEVLSKIAPEFVRDTGGVFVGITEDDVNYSQRFLSALNSLGITNKVMDVEELIRREPFINKKSKIAIWVPDKVVYGYDLLATVALTASLNGAKILTYNEVKRVLREGNSVRRVEVKDNISGETKILNGDIIVNTAGPWAFRVIEMAGLGEIPLLPTAGIMVVMKEKLNSMVINRLRPPSDGDIIVPYGDSSIIGTTATIIPDPDNFEISDEDINMLIEEGAYMIPRLKEVKPERAYASVRPLIKNAEDGRGATRDFMIIDHEKVDSLDGLISVIGGKFTTSRLAGEKVSDMVSEKLGIREKSKTATIKLMSELDEKLLEKKRVPKVLVKMIRERKGSLDEDRYSTAMYILLSLLARGE; the protein is encoded by the coding sequence ATGAAGCAAAACAGTTCAGTTATAGTAATTGGGGGAGGCGCCACTGGGTTATTCACAGCTTTAGATCTAAGTTTGAGGGGAATAAACGTTACTTTAGTAGAAAGAGGGGATATTGCGTCAGGGACATCGGGAAAATTCCATGGTTTACTACATAGCGGAGCTAGATATGCGGTCAACGACCCTGAATCTGCCAAAGAGTGTAAACAGGAAAACGAAGTCCTGTCTAAGATAGCACCTGAGTTTGTAAGAGATACCGGAGGAGTTTTCGTGGGGATAACTGAGGACGATGTAAACTACTCACAGAGGTTTTTATCAGCCCTCAACAGTCTTGGAATCACTAATAAAGTAATGGATGTTGAAGAACTCATCAGAAGAGAACCCTTCATAAATAAGAAGTCAAAAATAGCCATCTGGGTTCCAGATAAGGTGGTCTATGGTTATGATCTACTGGCAACAGTGGCGTTAACAGCGTCTCTCAATGGTGCGAAAATTTTAACTTACAATGAAGTGAAGAGGGTCTTGAGAGAGGGTAACTCTGTCAGGAGAGTAGAGGTTAAGGACAACATTTCTGGTGAGACTAAAATCTTGAATGGAGATATTATAGTAAACACTGCAGGACCCTGGGCTTTTAGAGTAATTGAAATGGCTGGATTAGGAGAAATCCCTTTACTCCCCACAGCTGGAATAATGGTAGTCATGAAGGAAAAATTGAACAGTATGGTGATAAATAGGCTTAGACCCCCTTCAGACGGAGACATTATTGTACCTTATGGAGATTCATCCATAATTGGAACCACAGCAACCATTATTCCTGACCCTGACAATTTTGAAATATCTGATGAAGACATAAACATGTTAATTGAGGAAGGGGCATACATGATTCCCAGGTTGAAGGAGGTAAAACCTGAAAGGGCATACGCGTCTGTTAGACCTCTGATTAAAAATGCAGAAGATGGGAGAGGGGCAACAAGGGATTTCATGATCATTGACCATGAAAAAGTGGATAGCTTAGACGGTTTGATCTCAGTCATCGGAGGTAAGTTTACCACTTCTAGACTAGCCGGTGAGAAAGTAAGTGATATGGTATCTGAAAAGCTAGGAATAAGGGAGAAAAGCAAGACAGCCACTATCAAACTCATGTCTGAACTAGATGAGAAACTCTTAGAAAAGAAGAGAGTACCTAAAGTATTGGTGAAGATGATACGTGAAAGGAAGGGGTCTCTTGACGAGGATAGGTACTCCACAGCAATGTATATCCTTTTGTCATTACTGGCGAGGGGGGAATAA
- a CDS encoding SRPBCC domain-containing protein: MEMSGKFLVEKSEEKVKELLTDPKMFSQCLPGIQNYEISGESFKAVFKIDVSEMRIPHITTLTASINATITTESNNQIHIKGNGRSAGVSIKMDIVLDLGSEEGKTAVKWTAILDMGMLTKLLGESNIRQIAESNVKSIISCLSRV; encoded by the coding sequence ATGGAGATGAGTGGGAAGTTTCTTGTAGAAAAATCGGAGGAAAAGGTCAAGGAGTTATTGACAGACCCAAAAATGTTCTCCCAGTGCTTACCTGGAATTCAGAATTACGAGATATCTGGCGAATCATTTAAGGCTGTCTTCAAAATCGATGTAAGTGAGATGAGAATCCCACATATTACAACACTTACAGCATCCATTAACGCTACAATTACCACCGAGAGTAACAATCAGATACATATAAAAGGTAATGGTAGGTCTGCAGGAGTTAGTATAAAGATGGATATAGTTTTGGATTTAGGGTCTGAAGAAGGTAAAACTGCAGTAAAGTGGACAGCTATCTTAGATATGGGTATGTTAACTAAGCTACTGGGCGAGTCCAATATAAGACAGATTGCAGAGTCTAATGTGAAAAGTATAATCTCCTGTCTTTCAAGAGTTTAA
- a CDS encoding Zn-ribbon domain-containing OB-fold protein, translated as MSVSETRDKIQKEISAYVKNLDNVIKSTGLPVVNDQKTGNPIWVGVREITLRYQFPVKKVSKFFEGLKEGKLLATKCQKCGTIYFPPQDDCPKCRVSNLEWIEMPKEGEVIAFTVVNVKPTSFSHYSDYVVGIVRISNGVNVLGWIKGNNVKVGSKVKLEVVRREPEGYLTYVFNVV; from the coding sequence TTGAGTGTGAGCGAAACCAGAGATAAGATCCAAAAAGAAATTTCAGCATATGTCAAGAACTTGGACAATGTGATTAAATCTACAGGTTTACCTGTTGTAAATGACCAGAAGACTGGTAATCCAATTTGGGTTGGAGTAAGGGAAATTACTTTACGCTATCAGTTTCCCGTGAAGAAGGTATCCAAATTCTTTGAAGGATTAAAGGAAGGGAAATTACTTGCTACAAAGTGTCAAAAGTGTGGTACCATATATTTCCCTCCGCAAGATGACTGTCCAAAATGCAGAGTATCAAATCTCGAATGGATCGAGATGCCTAAGGAAGGTGAAGTTATAGCATTTACTGTGGTTAATGTTAAACCCACATCCTTTTCCCATTACAGTGACTACGTTGTGGGAATTGTAAGGATTAGTAATGGCGTAAATGTTTTGGGCTGGATAAAGGGAAATAATGTGAAAGTCGGATCTAAGGTAAAACTGGAAGTAGTAAGAAGGGAGCCTGAAGGATATTTAACCTATGTCTTCAATGTAGTCTGA
- a CDS encoding thiolase domain-containing protein, producing the protein MRNVAIVGTGHSKFGVRNDVSMQELAWEAVKQALEEANLEQKDIQYFVVGNVGMWSAEELPAVVVGEYCDLTPKGTMRVEAACATGSAAIRDAYQAIKAGEIDVALVVGVEQMSQSPNPQVIELIGRAGNYFWEFENFGLTFPGYYALYASAYMAKYGMKEEDLGSVAVKNHYYGARNPYAQFQKEITMEEYLKSKPVAQPLKLLDSSPITDGAAALILASEEVARKITDSPVWIVSQGVASGTANLSRRTDFTGIEASYVAAKEAYKRAKIDFSDAWRYFDVADVHDCFTIAEIMAYEDLGFAKRGEGHLMARNGETYIGGKIPVNVDGGLKAKGHPIGATGVSMAVSITRQLLYRAHKGTQADIRNGMGITHNVGGTGHYAYITIYSTRRPSS; encoded by the coding sequence ATGAGAAACGTGGCAATTGTTGGAACAGGACATTCAAAGTTCGGGGTAAGAAACGACGTAAGTATGCAAGAGTTAGCATGGGAAGCTGTAAAACAAGCCTTAGAAGAAGCTAATCTTGAACAGAAGGACATTCAGTACTTTGTAGTCGGAAATGTCGGAATGTGGAGTGCGGAAGAACTACCAGCTGTAGTGGTCGGAGAGTATTGTGATTTAACACCCAAGGGGACCATGAGGGTTGAAGCTGCATGTGCAACAGGGAGTGCTGCCATAAGAGACGCTTACCAAGCAATTAAAGCTGGAGAAATAGATGTTGCTCTGGTTGTAGGAGTAGAACAGATGAGTCAATCCCCTAACCCTCAAGTAATAGAACTTATAGGAAGGGCAGGGAACTACTTCTGGGAATTTGAAAACTTCGGTTTAACATTCCCAGGTTACTATGCACTATATGCAAGTGCTTATATGGCTAAATACGGAATGAAAGAAGAGGATTTAGGTAGTGTTGCTGTGAAGAACCATTACTACGGTGCAAGGAATCCTTATGCTCAATTCCAGAAGGAAATAACAATGGAAGAATACTTGAAGTCTAAACCTGTAGCCCAACCCTTAAAACTACTGGATTCTTCACCAATAACTGATGGTGCAGCTGCACTTATTTTAGCCTCTGAGGAAGTAGCCAGAAAGATAACAGACTCACCAGTATGGATAGTATCTCAGGGAGTAGCAAGTGGAACTGCTAATCTAAGCAGAAGGACAGATTTCACAGGTATAGAGGCATCATATGTGGCAGCAAAAGAGGCTTATAAGAGGGCTAAAATTGATTTCAGTGATGCATGGAGGTATTTTGATGTTGCAGATGTACATGACTGTTTCACAATAGCTGAGATAATGGCATATGAGGACTTAGGGTTTGCAAAGAGGGGAGAAGGACACTTGATGGCTAGGAATGGTGAGACATATATTGGTGGAAAAATACCAGTAAACGTTGATGGTGGTTTAAAGGCTAAAGGACACCCAATAGGGGCAACAGGAGTAAGCATGGCAGTGTCAATAACAAGACAACTACTATACAGGGCACATAAAGGCACACAGGCAGACATAAGGAACGGGATGGGAATAACACACAACGTAGGAGGAACAGGACACTACGCATACATAACAATATACTCAACCAGGAGGCCTTCAAGTTGA
- a CDS encoding long-chain fatty acid--CoA ligase, whose translation MSNEYYEYELTLDKILDTGIRTFPDKEIVYRDIRRYTFSSFSNSVKRLVTGLKKLGVKKGERIGVLDWDTDVYFHTYYGVPLSGAVLHTINLRYPLDLIVKTILHAEDKYLVVRDEFVPLIEKAKNIIPPGMKVITYSDNKEKVKSPISNADFWELIESNEPTEEFDVKENDMSTIFYTSGTTGEPKGVWFTHRKLFMHAMSVALTGTRSPFNLSPEDVYMILVPMFHVHQWGFPFVTFLAGTKYVLPGRYDYGFILKLMEKEGVTYSAMVPTILHLLLTHPDAPKYTHVFKKWKITIGGSALPEGLARKARELGITVTTGYGLSETCPVLSMGYYNNVAQKLDAEKKFSLQISTGVPIPLVQIRVVDPDTGKDKKPGEIGEIVVRSPWLTKEYYKNPEKTAQLWRGGWLHTGDLAYIDEYGYLHIVDRDKDAIKSGGEFIPSLLLEDAISLHPKVAQVAVVGVKDQKWGERPVAFIVAKEKVTEDELRQFMLGLTDQGRIQKWWIPDKFIFVDTLPLTSTNKIDKKVLREMAEKNK comes from the coding sequence ATGAGCAATGAGTATTACGAATACGAATTAACATTAGATAAAATTTTAGATACAGGTATTAGAACATTTCCTGATAAAGAGATAGTATACAGAGATATAAGAAGATATACTTTTTCTTCGTTCAGTAATTCTGTAAAAAGATTAGTTACTGGGTTAAAGAAACTAGGAGTGAAAAAGGGGGAGAGGATAGGGGTTTTAGACTGGGACACTGATGTATACTTCCACACTTACTACGGAGTGCCATTAAGTGGAGCTGTTTTACATACGATCAACTTAAGGTACCCATTGGATTTGATCGTAAAGACTATACTTCACGCAGAGGACAAGTACTTAGTTGTCAGAGACGAATTTGTACCTCTAATTGAAAAGGCGAAGAACATCATTCCTCCTGGTATGAAGGTAATCACGTATAGCGATAACAAGGAGAAAGTTAAATCCCCAATCTCCAATGCAGATTTCTGGGAATTGATCGAAAGTAATGAGCCTACTGAGGAGTTCGATGTTAAGGAGAATGACATGTCCACCATATTTTATACCTCAGGTACAACAGGAGAACCTAAAGGAGTATGGTTCACTCACAGAAAGTTGTTCATGCATGCCATGAGTGTGGCTTTAACCGGCACAAGGTCGCCATTTAATCTCTCACCAGAAGACGTGTATATGATCCTAGTGCCTATGTTCCATGTTCATCAATGGGGATTTCCATTTGTCACGTTTTTAGCTGGTACAAAGTATGTCTTACCAGGTAGATACGACTACGGATTTATACTTAAGTTAATGGAAAAAGAAGGAGTAACTTACTCAGCTATGGTTCCCACAATCCTTCACTTACTCTTGACCCATCCTGATGCACCTAAGTATACTCACGTGTTTAAGAAGTGGAAAATAACTATAGGTGGTTCCGCTTTACCTGAGGGTTTAGCAAGGAAGGCAAGGGAGTTGGGAATAACAGTGACCACCGGCTACGGTTTATCTGAGACTTGCCCTGTATTGAGTATGGGATACTACAACAATGTAGCACAGAAGTTAGATGCCGAGAAGAAATTCTCACTTCAGATATCCACAGGAGTCCCAATACCTCTAGTTCAAATTAGAGTTGTTGATCCTGATACAGGTAAGGACAAGAAGCCTGGAGAGATAGGTGAAATAGTTGTAAGATCTCCATGGCTCACAAAAGAGTATTATAAGAATCCTGAGAAGACAGCCCAATTATGGAGAGGTGGTTGGTTACACACAGGTGACTTAGCTTATATTGATGAATATGGTTACCTACATATCGTCGATAGAGATAAAGACGCTATAAAGAGCGGAGGCGAGTTCATACCCTCGTTACTGTTGGAAGACGCCATATCATTACATCCAAAGGTAGCACAAGTCGCTGTGGTCGGTGTTAAGGATCAGAAGTGGGGTGAAAGACCAGTTGCTTTTATTGTTGCCAAAGAGAAAGTGACTGAAGACGAGTTAAGACAGTTTATGCTTGGTTTAACCGATCAGGGAAGGATACAGAAGTGGTGGATACCAGATAAGTTCATATTTGTCGACACATTACCCTTAACTTCAACTAACAAGATAGATAAGAAAGTACTGAGAGAAATGGCAGAGAAGAACAAGTGA